From a single Drosophila sulfurigaster albostrigata strain 15112-1811.04 chromosome 3, ASM2355843v2, whole genome shotgun sequence genomic region:
- the LOC133843286 gene encoding U-scoloptoxin(19)-Tl1a isoform X1, whose product MSNKSNFIGLCLVAALMMLQFVSADIETNEVNDNSGDIYMLQGVRVYPNDRQCVLVGGLCVQSGDCNEPTTNKGLCPSSSHLGVECCYELPVRPAPCSQHLGECKDTCNLRLHRPGTDCENGQVCCLLVR is encoded by the exons ATgtcaaataaaagcaacttCATTGGCCTGTGCCTGGTGGCGGCTTTAATGATGCTGCAGTTTGTTAGCGCGGATATCGAGACAAATGAAGTGAATGATAATTCTGGTGATATTTATA TGCTGCagggtgtgcgtgtgtatccAAATGATCGTCAGTGCGTTCTGGTCGGAGGTCTTTGCGTGCAGAGCGGCGACTGCAACGAACCCACAACCAACAAGGGTCTCTGCCCCAGCAGCTCACATCTGGGTGTCGAGTGCTGCTACGAGT TACCGGTAAGACCAGCGCCGTGTTCTCAGCACTTGGGCGAATGCAAGGACACCTGTAATCTGAGGTTGCATAGACCTGGCACCGATTGCGAGAATGGACAAGTGTGCTGCCTGCTTGTGAGATAA
- the LOC133843286 gene encoding uncharacterized protein LOC133843286 isoform X2, translating into MSNKSNFIGLCLVAALMMLQFVSADIETNEVNDNSGDIYMLQGVRVYPNDRQCVLVGGLCVQSGDCNEPTTNKGLCPSSSHLGVECCYEFKSNLLARSQT; encoded by the exons ATgtcaaataaaagcaacttCATTGGCCTGTGCCTGGTGGCGGCTTTAATGATGCTGCAGTTTGTTAGCGCGGATATCGAGACAAATGAAGTGAATGATAATTCTGGTGATATTTATA TGCTGCagggtgtgcgtgtgtatccAAATGATCGTCAGTGCGTTCTGGTCGGAGGTCTTTGCGTGCAGAGCGGCGACTGCAACGAACCCACAACCAACAAGGGTCTCTGCCCCAGCAGCTCACATCTGGGTGTCGAGTGCTGCTACGAGT TTAAATCGAATTTGTTAGCGCGATCCCAAACTTAA